Proteins encoded together in one Candidatus Bathyarchaeota archaeon window:
- a CDS encoding radical SAM protein, whose amino-acid sequence MRDERCRRSLHRYFQILEDKLPAQFLLARKTPASKSDDPWEAHRTALKRFLSLKAEVDSGRINFRELPEPEYSLFDLKIDLAWHLLRGCRLCERKCGVDRLNGELGYCRCGTEVAVSTSFPHLGEEPELVPSGTIFTCGCTMRCIHCQNWTISQWFEDGVSCSPERLSRIIEGLKEEGCRNINLVGGDPTSWLPQWLKAFKYVKLNVPVVWNSNSYYSEYASELLKGFADIYLLDFKYGPGECAKEISDAPKYWEAAKRNHLEAHKFGELIIRILVLPGHLECCYQHIIRWISDNLPRETRVNVMFQYRPEWRARGRPELSRTLTSQERSKAIQIAKENGLTNLVKE is encoded by the coding sequence TTGAGGGATGAGAGATGCCGTAGGAGCCTCCATAGATACTTCCAGATCCTCGAAGATAAGTTGCCCGCCCAGTTTCTATTAGCCAGGAAGACCCCAGCCTCAAAATCTGATGATCCATGGGAGGCCCATAGGACAGCTTTAAAACGTTTCTTAAGTTTAAAGGCGGAGGTTGACTCAGGGAGGATCAATTTCAGGGAGCTGCCTGAGCCGGAATACTCCCTGTTCGATTTGAAGATCGATTTGGCATGGCATCTTCTAAGGGGTTGTAGGTTGTGTGAGCGTAAATGCGGAGTTGACAGGTTGAACGGCGAGCTGGGATACTGCCGTTGCGGGACGGAGGTTGCGGTATCCACCTCTTTCCCCCATCTAGGCGAGGAGCCTGAGCTGGTCCCTTCAGGGACGATATTTACTTGTGGCTGTACCATGCGTTGCATCCACTGTCAAAACTGGACCATATCCCAATGGTTCGAAGACGGCGTATCCTGCAGTCCTGAGAGGCTGAGCAGGATCATAGAGGGTTTGAAAGAGGAGGGATGTAGGAACATAAACCTGGTGGGAGGGGATCCCACTTCATGGCTCCCCCAATGGCTGAAGGCCTTCAAGTACGTGAAACTCAATGTTCCAGTGGTCTGGAACAGCAACTCATACTACAGCGAATACGCATCCGAGCTCCTGAAAGGGTTCGCAGACATATACCTCCTAGACTTCAAATACGGCCCCGGGGAATGTGCCAAGGAGATATCCGATGCCCCAAAGTATTGGGAGGCAGCTAAGAGGAACCATTTGGAGGCCCATAAATTCGGAGAACTCATAATTCGAATACTGGTCCTGCCAGGCCATCTGGAATGCTGCTACCAGCATATAATCAGGTGGATAAGCGATAATCTACCGAGGGAGACGAGGGTTAACGTCATGTTCCAATACAGGCCTGAATGGAGAGCCCGCGGAAGGCCGGAGCTATCCAGGACCCTGACATCCCAGGAGAGGAGCAAAGCCATACAGATAGCCAAGGAGAACGGATTAACAAACCTAGTGAAAGAATAA
- a CDS encoding TATA-box-binding protein — MAQKKATISIENVVASATLDQDIDLGAVVRRFPSVEYKPEQFPGLVYRLKRPKTATLIFSSGKMVCTGAKSERQARMAVMRVIEDLRKEGILLADKPRIQIQNIVASATLNGYIDLERSTYTLERTMYEPEQFPGLIYRMDEPKVVILLFASGKLVCTGAKKEDEVSEAVEKLQKILEEKELIHYVS, encoded by the coding sequence TTGGCCCAGAAGAAGGCTACCATAAGTATTGAGAATGTGGTTGCATCGGCAACCCTGGACCAGGATATAGATCTCGGCGCTGTGGTTAGGCGTTTCCCTTCGGTGGAGTATAAGCCTGAACAGTTTCCAGGCTTGGTGTATAGGCTTAAACGCCCTAAGACGGCTACGCTGATATTCAGCTCTGGAAAGATGGTTTGCACCGGGGCAAAGTCTGAGAGGCAGGCTAGGATGGCGGTTATGAGAGTTATCGAAGACCTGAGGAAGGAGGGGATACTCCTCGCAGATAAGCCTAGGATCCAGATACAGAACATAGTCGCATCCGCGACACTCAACGGCTACATAGATCTGGAGAGGTCGACTTATACGCTGGAGAGGACCATGTATGAGCCTGAACAGTTCCCAGGTCTGATCTATAGGATGGATGAGCCTAAGGTGGTCATACTCCTCTTCGCCAGCGGCAAGCTCGTATGCACGGGAGCTAAGAAAGAGGATGAGGTGAGCGAGGCCGTCGAGAAGCTTCAAAAAATACTGGAGGAAAAGGAGCTAATCCACTACGTAAGTTGA
- a CDS encoding helix-turn-helix transcriptional regulator has translation MKLTPVRREFEREWRERIVKNILDLIILKLLDEKPRWGYELNIEIKDRFQVYLSAGTLYPLLHSLEDKGLVEGVWDAGKGKGRRTYRITEQGREFLDAGESMLSVAAANLRGAALEEGGSDAA, from the coding sequence ATGAAGCTGACCCCTGTGAGGCGGGAGTTCGAGAGGGAGTGGCGGGAGAGGATAGTTAAGAACATCCTAGACCTAATCATCCTGAAACTTTTAGATGAGAAACCCCGATGGGGCTACGAGCTGAACATAGAGATAAAGGATAGGTTCCAAGTATACCTTAGTGCGGGAACCCTGTATCCCCTCCTCCACTCCCTGGAGGACAAGGGCCTCGTGGAGGGGGTATGGGATGCCGGCAAGGGGAAGGGGAGGAGGACATATAGGATAACGGAGCAGGGGAGGGAATTCCTGGATGCGGGTGAGAGCATGCTCAGCGTAGCGGCCGCGAACCTTAGGGGAGCAGCCCTAGAGGAGGGGGGGAGTGATGCCGCTTAA
- a CDS encoding ATP-binding protein: MEPIGKVIEESTPWGFTFKAEIDKPIALHDYVYVDVNEPGEAGVKPVRVLAEIIGLEAKNPLATERLVTDRQASLYSYKLLRAEVLGYLDGEGRIIRPKAAPNPNTPVYRAEDEFLQEYFKGVESSIPLRVGRLINRPGVLVPIHLQDLQYHLGIFAATRAGKSYFAGRLIEEILLNTPFPVIVIDIHADYVKMDQRAEDGGRHGDFDLVVYYPPGASKVEGVTAEKRDLMISPEQLTNEALIELLGVTLGELQEIALRNILRRLRGERRPFGLGDLTAEVQARLDETDEGGNPRLRGQERTRYQSLLARLEDLEEDVSLPPTGIDVGDLMKPKTLSVICLNGLRSRIQDAYCSIIVDLIFRHVVSARAEKPGFTPVFLFIEEAHRVASKTGGSRYAVRTVSTAIREGAKFGLFLTLISQRPRSIDPDILSNIGNYAVFRITNAQDQYMIENASESFSHRLVEDLPSLNQGEAVLVGPFVPLPAHITTLKRRTMHYGVTPNLKEIMEYVNISLERRERMRW, translated from the coding sequence ATGGAGCCCATAGGGAAGGTGATCGAGGAGTCCACGCCCTGGGGCTTCACCTTCAAGGCTGAGATAGATAAGCCCATCGCGCTACACGACTACGTATATGTGGATGTGAACGAGCCCGGTGAAGCGGGGGTTAAGCCCGTCAGGGTTTTAGCGGAGATCATAGGGTTGGAGGCCAAGAACCCATTGGCCACTGAGAGGCTGGTCACGGATAGGCAGGCGAGCCTATACTCATATAAGCTCCTGAGGGCCGAGGTTCTGGGATACCTGGACGGTGAGGGCCGTATAATCAGGCCTAAGGCAGCGCCGAACCCTAACACCCCGGTTTACAGGGCGGAAGACGAATTCCTACAGGAATACTTTAAAGGGGTAGAGTCGTCGATCCCCCTACGCGTCGGCAGGCTCATAAATAGGCCTGGGGTGCTCGTACCCATCCATCTACAGGACCTGCAGTATCATCTAGGCATATTCGCGGCCACCAGGGCGGGGAAATCCTATTTTGCGGGGAGGCTGATCGAGGAGATACTCTTGAATACGCCTTTCCCGGTCATCGTAATAGATATCCATGCGGATTATGTGAAGATGGATCAGAGGGCGGAGGATGGGGGGAGGCATGGAGACTTCGACTTGGTCGTATATTATCCTCCGGGGGCATCCAAGGTTGAAGGCGTCACGGCTGAGAAGAGGGACCTAATGATCAGCCCCGAACAGTTGACGAACGAAGCCCTGATAGAGCTCCTAGGGGTAACCCTGGGCGAGTTGCAGGAGATAGCCCTAAGAAACATCCTTAGGAGGTTAAGGGGCGAGCGGAGGCCTTTCGGCCTCGGAGATTTAACCGCCGAGGTGCAAGCCAGGCTTGACGAGACAGATGAGGGGGGGAACCCCAGGTTGAGGGGGCAGGAGAGGACCCGGTACCAGAGCCTACTAGCCCGCCTAGAGGATTTAGAGGAGGATGTCTCCCTGCCCCCCACTGGGATAGACGTAGGCGACCTGATGAAGCCTAAGACCTTAAGCGTAATATGCCTGAACGGGCTGAGGTCCCGCATCCAAGACGCCTACTGCAGCATAATAGTCGACCTGATATTCAGGCATGTGGTCTCAGCTAGGGCGGAGAAGCCGGGCTTCACCCCGGTATTCCTATTCATAGAGGAAGCCCATCGAGTAGCGTCCAAGACGGGGGGCAGCAGATACGCCGTGAGAACCGTCTCCACGGCGATAAGGGAAGGAGCCAAGTTCGGCTTGTTCCTCACCCTAATAAGCCAGAGGCCTAGAAGCATAGACCCCGACATCCTAAGCAACATAGGGAACTACGCGGTCTTCAGGATAACCAACGCTCAGGACCAGTACATGATAGAGAACGCCAGCGAAAGTTTCTCCCACAGGCTCGTGGAGGACCTCCCAAGCCTGAACCAGGGCGAGGCCGTCCTGGTGGGGCCGTTCGTCCCATTACCCGCCCATATAACGACGCTTAAGCGCAGGACCATGCATTACGGCGTTACGCCTAACCTAAAAGAGATAATGGAATACGTAAACATCAGCCTGGAGAGAAGGGAGAGGATGAGATGGTAG
- a CDS encoding signal peptidase I, protein MPLKREIARNIILIGLVLSAVQGGWLLLKYTLRTEVPLAYVPSRSMEPNLRVGDLVVIRGAQPEEVSNGSIIVFYVPNHYGEDAYRIVHRVVKIVEVDGIRYYETKGDNNPVSDYHRWGYIPESYVIGVVAYRIPLLGYLPLKIREPEGIAFIVLIITALLIWEVIETKGRDKGKN, encoded by the coding sequence ATGCCGCTTAAACGGGAGATAGCCAGGAACATCATACTGATAGGCCTGGTCCTCTCAGCCGTGCAGGGGGGTTGGCTCCTCCTCAAGTACACGCTTAGGACAGAGGTTCCCTTGGCCTATGTGCCTTCCAGGAGCATGGAGCCGAACCTGAGGGTCGGCGACCTAGTGGTGATCAGGGGGGCTCAACCCGAAGAGGTCTCCAACGGATCCATAATAGTCTTCTATGTCCCAAACCATTACGGCGAGGACGCGTATAGGATAGTGCATAGGGTGGTTAAAATAGTTGAAGTGGACGGGATCCGTTACTACGAGACGAAGGGGGACAACAACCCCGTTTCGGACTATCATAGATGGGGTTACATACCTGAATCTTATGTTATAGGTGTGGTGGCTTATAGGATCCCACTTTTAGGCTATTTACCGTTGAAGATCCGGGAGCCTGAGGGGATAGCCTTCATAGTCCTGATAATAACAGCCCTCCTCATATGGGAGGTAATCGAGACGAAGGGAAGGGATAAAGGTAAAAACTGA
- a CDS encoding SagB/ThcOx family dehydrogenase, with protein sequence MLSRSRLLFASGAVAALVLTLAASYFSGFYTAFPGREPVLEAASGEMIKLPPHRDVGSMSVEEAIAKRRSIREYSGEPILLEDLSQILWAAQGITDPKWGLRAAPSAGATYPLEVYVVVGEGGVQGLEAGIYHYAPEEHSLRLVLAGDHRRSLSKAALEQAWVAAAPVDLVLAAVYERTTARYGERGIRYVHMEAGHVCENVYLQATALGLGAVAVGAFSDEEAQSILHLPEGEKPLYIIPIGHPRR encoded by the coding sequence ATGTTGTCTAGGAGTAGACTTCTATTTGCCTCGGGGGCTGTGGCGGCGTTGGTCTTAACTTTAGCGGCCTCATACTTTTCAGGGTTCTACACAGCTTTCCCGGGGAGAGAGCCCGTCTTGGAGGCAGCATCAGGGGAGATGATAAAGCTGCCTCCCCATAGGGATGTAGGTTCCATGTCGGTGGAGGAGGCGATAGCTAAGAGGCGATCCATAAGGGAATATTCCGGTGAACCGATCCTCCTGGAAGACTTGTCTCAGATATTATGGGCCGCCCAGGGTATAACCGATCCTAAATGGGGTTTAAGAGCTGCTCCCAGCGCGGGGGCCACGTATCCATTAGAGGTTTACGTAGTTGTAGGGGAGGGGGGTGTTCAAGGTTTAGAGGCTGGGATATACCATTACGCTCCTGAGGAGCATAGCTTAAGATTGGTTCTGGCGGGGGATCACCGCCGATCCCTCTCTAAGGCTGCTTTAGAACAGGCGTGGGTGGCAGCCGCACCCGTAGATCTGGTATTAGCGGCGGTTTATGAGCGGACCACGGCGAGATACGGTGAAAGGGGGATACGTTATGTACATATGGAGGCGGGCCACGTATGCGAAAACGTATACTTGCAGGCCACAGCCTTAGGTTTAGGGGCGGTCGCGGTCGGCGCGTTCAGCGACGAGGAGGCCCAGAGCATCCTACACCTCCCAGAGGGTGAGAAACCCCTATATATAATCCCCATAGGACATCCGAGACGCTGA
- a CDS encoding peptidoglycan DD-metalloendopeptidase family protein: MEGCFFDYNGNGMQDGKEPAIPKAKVKLVDNTGKVTAEAVTDSSGDYKLEDVSTGAYRLYVEADKKFRYMCRTIEEFRAVEEGYDVLLNESGQLNIGLMEGFLTMPFANGTKEYGRRVYVNIGPDGKPTDWRGGKQTYQRLTYKHAGIDYFIREGTPILAAAPGSVSGHSYDPHGGRVIWLEHKYGYYTLYSHLKEVIKDTGTTKRGEVIGLSGSSMNDSAHLHFEVEKPPYPRSQPFLFPVDPYRSLVPRLGSPLSLWSKDNDPQYPF, encoded by the coding sequence ATGGAAGGTTGTTTTTTTGATTATAACGGCAATGGCATGCAAGACGGGAAGGAGCCGGCTATACCTAAAGCAAAGGTTAAGTTAGTGGACAACACCGGTAAAGTCACCGCCGAAGCTGTTACTGATTCATCTGGAGATTACAAGCTGGAAGATGTTTCTACCGGAGCTTATAGGCTTTACGTTGAAGCTGATAAGAAGTTTAGGTATATGTGTAGAACTATTGAAGAATTTAGGGCAGTTGAGGAAGGTTATGATGTTTTGTTAAACGAATCCGGACAGTTAAATATCGGTTTGATGGAAGGATTTTTAACTATGCCATTCGCGAATGGAACCAAGGAATATGGCAGGCGGGTGTATGTTAACATTGGTCCCGATGGAAAACCAACAGATTGGCGAGGAGGAAAACAGACGTATCAAAGATTGACTTACAAACACGCCGGAATAGACTATTTTATAAGGGAAGGAACTCCAATATTAGCTGCGGCTCCTGGGAGCGTTTCAGGCCATTCCTATGATCCACATGGCGGACGAGTTATATGGCTTGAACACAAGTATGGGTACTATACTCTTTATTCTCATCTCAAGGAAGTCATCAAAGATACTGGAACTACCAAAAGAGGAGAAGTAATAGGATTATCTGGTTCTAGTATGAATGATAGTGCACATTTACATTTCGAAGTAGAGAAGCCACCTTATCCTCGGTCTCAACCTTTCCTATTTCCCGTCGATCCTTATAGATCTTTAGTCCCACGACTAGGAAGCCCATTATCCCTGTGGAGTAAAGATAATGATCCTCAATATCCTTTTTAG
- a CDS encoding DNA double-strand break repair nuclease NurA, protein MEEAFFSAFMEELQESLRNLDPPRPMSSWSSQLYLSKWRRAAGSIKPEGAVVACDGSISESIFSGGLTVWTARAVAHVYSEGGEVRSIPRVAVKIGYRLKGRPYFMKALELETLHRAVEEAEKEFHRVFALYDGSLYLRFIHHVPRLEAIKEIFQRYVGALINCLEIAQGEGVSMVGLSKDSDVSYLRARILLDSILMERQEIGEELRIERRSVKRMAERIEEIVKRSPEDPILRAYLEEFKLEVSDEALYTSLALEPGFTIPLLLAPQTQFITEEVRRGTRSWWESSFRKELWSRLEALASLLDEYYSQPPIAISYWKAASGQGVYRVDVPSHILGFKGRCGDLQEDEFLSIGESTRAEELIANLNWLTREPYAVSPLTEVDAIVRLDRSLYRQVYEPVIVEELKRRGFEVAPRKRWIRDLVLRGY, encoded by the coding sequence ATGGAGGAGGCTTTCTTCTCAGCCTTCATGGAGGAGCTTCAGGAATCCCTGAGAAATCTGGATCCGCCGAGGCCTATGAGCAGCTGGTCGAGCCAACTCTACCTCTCCAAGTGGAGGAGGGCAGCCGGCTCCATCAAGCCTGAGGGAGCAGTTGTAGCCTGCGATGGAAGCATAAGCGAGTCGATTTTTTCAGGAGGCCTCACCGTTTGGACGGCTAGGGCGGTAGCCCATGTATACTCTGAGGGGGGCGAGGTTAGGAGCATACCTAGGGTCGCGGTTAAAATAGGCTACAGGCTTAAGGGGCGGCCCTACTTCATGAAGGCGTTGGAGCTTGAAACTCTTCATAGAGCCGTGGAGGAGGCTGAGAAGGAGTTCCATAGGGTCTTCGCCCTTTACGATGGAAGCCTATACCTCAGGTTCATCCATCACGTACCCCGCCTCGAAGCCATTAAGGAGATATTTCAGAGGTACGTTGGGGCGTTGATAAATTGTCTAGAAATCGCGCAGGGGGAGGGCGTCTCCATGGTGGGGTTATCAAAGGACAGCGACGTCAGCTATCTCAGGGCGAGGATACTCCTAGACTCGATATTAATGGAGAGGCAGGAGATAGGTGAGGAGCTGCGAATTGAGCGGAGGAGCGTGAAAAGGATGGCTGAAAGGATCGAGGAGATCGTGAAGCGCAGCCCAGAGGACCCCATCCTACGAGCCTATCTTGAAGAGTTCAAATTAGAAGTTTCGGATGAGGCATTGTATACGAGTTTAGCCCTCGAACCGGGCTTCACGATCCCCCTACTCCTGGCGCCGCAAACCCAGTTCATAACCGAGGAGGTGAGGAGGGGTACGAGGTCATGGTGGGAATCATCCTTTAGAAAAGAACTATGGAGTAGGCTGGAAGCCCTGGCATCCCTGCTGGACGAGTATTATTCCCAGCCCCCCATAGCGATATCCTACTGGAAGGCAGCATCGGGGCAGGGCGTATACAGGGTTGATGTACCATCCCATATACTGGGGTTTAAGGGGAGGTGCGGAGACCTGCAGGAGGACGAGTTCCTGAGCATCGGGGAATCTACTAGGGCCGAGGAGTTGATCGCCAACCTTAACTGGTTGACCAGGGAACCATACGCTGTGAGTCCGCTCACGGAGGTCGATGCTATTGTGAGGCTCGATAGGAGCCTCTACAGGCAAGTCTACGAGCCCGTGATAGTTGAGGAGCTTAAGAGGAGGGGTTTCGAGGTTGCGCCTAGGAAGAGATGGATTAGAGACCTGGTCTTGAGAGGGTATTGA
- a CDS encoding 50S ribosomal protein L40e, protein MPITDVVKKQLAQKRRLYYKVCRKCGARNPPSAVRCRKCRSYNLRWKNRELGAK, encoded by the coding sequence ATGCCCATAACCGATGTAGTTAAGAAGCAGCTGGCTCAGAAGCGCAGGCTGTATTATAAGGTGTGCCGTAAATGCGGGGCGAGGAACCCTCCATCTGCTGTGAGATGTCGTAAATGTCGAAGCTATAATCTTAGATGGAAGAACCGTGAATTGGGGGCGAAGTAG
- a CDS encoding AAA family ATPase has protein sequence MSAIIEELKLRNFEGYREAHVKFSAGLNLIKGRNSTGKSTLLDAIVYGIFGEAGVKPRLLFSRLPGSREMTVYVRFRSPRNGAEIEVFRKGRLEREGAYRTVERLLRVDGAEIPVEGDEDLRAKVTSLLGVSLRKFLSLIYVRQGKLTEILEPEKEQMDSVIGITLLRELREELDEARKALEKYDGRDAPTEAQNLEKILIPQLTMSLRELEKDVERLGSEVEGLREIVEKGESPELARLLEEIREREESMDRIRMIRAGIRELLRGAGVESMEELESKLISLNGEIEDLRVRKGEKESKVRELLDSWSTLKGKADSLEAQVKRHLRLLEEGIPKCPTCGQELNPGVLKRILAEDEAILQDLRRRGDEAKRLYEKEKEGLEKMGNELVALEGEVSRLNQLKGDLKTYISSAEKYEGAALILLKAIGESLKKLGLDFEPDDPGLKVKVAQRLPLEPEELAAKRRELGEKEELLKRKTEESGEIRRRLDAYKGILDKLRHRIERAGLAGRLSRGFDQGVEARRREILKRIEFRALEYYKAMTDQHVYAAFTINPEDYTAWVHPKGLTEPIPATRVGGGHQTIIAASIRLALLDVLGFRHLLILDEPTYGVDSENLPQLASYIGEASRQLSQMILVTHHDICMEEASNIINVSIAEDGGSKAETYS, from the coding sequence TTGAGCGCCATCATCGAGGAGCTTAAGCTGAGGAACTTCGAAGGCTATAGGGAGGCCCATGTAAAGTTCTCGGCGGGCCTCAACCTGATTAAAGGCAGGAACTCTACGGGTAAGAGCACCCTACTCGACGCTATAGTCTACGGGATATTCGGAGAGGCGGGGGTTAAGCCCAGACTATTATTCTCGAGGCTGCCCGGCTCCAGGGAGATGACCGTATACGTCAGGTTTCGAAGCCCTAGGAACGGGGCTGAAATCGAAGTCTTCAGGAAGGGGAGGCTGGAGAGGGAAGGCGCCTACCGCACGGTGGAAAGGCTCCTCCGAGTAGACGGCGCGGAGATACCCGTGGAGGGGGACGAGGACCTAAGGGCGAAGGTCACGAGCCTTTTGGGGGTGAGCTTGAGAAAGTTCCTCTCCCTCATATATGTAAGGCAGGGGAAACTCACGGAGATCCTTGAACCGGAGAAGGAGCAGATGGATTCCGTCATAGGGATCACGCTCTTAAGGGAACTGAGGGAGGAACTGGATGAGGCCAGGAAGGCCCTGGAGAAATACGATGGCAGAGACGCGCCTACAGAGGCTCAAAACCTGGAGAAGATATTGATCCCCCAGCTAACCATGAGCCTGAGAGAATTGGAGAAGGATGTGGAGAGGCTGGGGTCGGAGGTGGAGGGGCTCCGGGAAATCGTTGAGAAGGGGGAATCCCCTGAGCTGGCCCGCCTCCTCGAGGAGATAAGGGAGAGGGAGGAATCCATGGACAGGATCCGGATGATAAGGGCGGGCATAAGGGAGCTCCTAAGAGGCGCGGGCGTCGAATCCATGGAGGAGCTCGAATCGAAGCTTATATCGCTTAACGGGGAGATAGAGGATCTAAGGGTAAGGAAAGGCGAAAAGGAATCGAAGGTGAGGGAGCTCCTAGACTCCTGGTCCACCCTAAAGGGGAAGGCCGACTCCCTAGAGGCCCAGGTTAAACGGCATCTCAGGCTCCTGGAAGAGGGGATCCCAAAATGTCCCACCTGCGGCCAAGAGCTTAACCCCGGCGTTTTAAAGAGGATCCTCGCGGAGGACGAGGCTATCCTGCAAGACTTGAGGCGGAGGGGGGATGAGGCTAAGAGGCTCTATGAGAAGGAGAAGGAGGGGCTTGAAAAGATGGGTAATGAGCTGGTAGCCTTAGAGGGGGAGGTTTCGAGGCTGAACCAGCTCAAAGGGGACCTCAAGACGTACATTAGTTCAGCTGAGAAGTATGAGGGAGCGGCTCTCATACTTCTAAAGGCGATAGGGGAAAGCCTGAAGAAGCTAGGGTTGGATTTTGAACCCGACGATCCCGGGCTGAAGGTTAAGGTTGCCCAGCGGCTCCCCCTAGAACCTGAGGAGCTCGCCGCGAAGAGGAGGGAGCTTGGAGAGAAGGAGGAGCTCCTTAAGAGGAAGACCGAGGAGAGCGGGGAGATCCGCAGGAGACTAGACGCCTACAAGGGTATTCTGGATAAGCTGAGGCATAGGATTGAACGTGCGGGACTGGCGGGGAGGCTGTCCCGAGGGTTCGACCAGGGAGTGGAGGCTAGGAGGAGGGAGATCCTCAAAAGGATAGAGTTCAGAGCCCTGGAATACTATAAGGCTATGACGGATCAGCATGTATACGCCGCGTTCACGATAAATCCCGAAGACTATACGGCGTGGGTGCATCCCAAGGGGCTGACCGAGCCCATACCGGCCACCAGGGTTGGAGGGGGGCATCAAACCATCATAGCCGCCTCCATCCGCCTAGCCCTCCTAGACGTACTGGGCTTCCGCCACCTCCTCATACTGGACGAGCCCACCTATGGGGTGGACTCCGAGAACCTGCCGCAGCTGGCAAGCTACATCGGTGAGGCCTCCAGGCAGCTCTCCCAGATGATCCTGGTAACCCATCACGACATCTGCATGGAGGAAGCCTCGAACATAATAAACGTCTCAATCGCGGAGGACGGAGGGTCAAAGGCTGAAACATACTCTTAG
- a CDS encoding metallophosphoesterase, protein MVAKPKIGVFSDTHIGRCIPRAVGELRRMAYKHSFTQAINIFIDEGVDCAIHAGDLFEKRSMTPEDSVFVKEELQRLVDSIHDRYGKDLEIFMVRGNHDGTYESNALDYVRHPLAGYLRVLGDNPLQGLEEEHNFGGLKIAGMGYHPYISGRFREIKPLIRKAFARGDGLKLFIIHNFVEGYHPIPPGTPPHNLLAIGDLTGLGADIVVSGHYHGRLKPVTRDGMMILTPGATEAVDLSDEGPFGVYILEDGEARFRSINPLHEIRNVKVSSKGALKPPRWFIDKALEEVERYASSLRERGVNGILRLVLTGLTDGDPYDIEDKLAPLLSEVREETPKLLHVDLVNRVEAVHHRVPLPALGGGLEYASEILKPLGSSAQEALKIVEEVGLALDERASQRTGLLTGSDRSTFVEKWIKILEAAD, encoded by the coding sequence ATGGTAGCGAAGCCGAAGATCGGCGTCTTCTCGGATACCCACATAGGTCGATGCATCCCGAGGGCCGTCGGGGAACTCAGGAGGATGGCTTATAAGCATTCTTTCACCCAGGCGATCAACATATTCATCGATGAGGGAGTCGACTGCGCGATCCACGCAGGGGACCTCTTCGAGAAGAGGAGCATGACCCCTGAAGACTCGGTCTTCGTGAAGGAGGAGCTGCAACGCCTAGTCGATTCGATCCACGACCGATACGGAAAGGATTTGGAGATATTCATGGTGAGGGGAAACCACGACGGAACCTATGAAAGCAACGCCCTAGACTACGTTAGACATCCATTAGCTGGCTATCTCAGGGTTCTAGGGGACAACCCCCTCCAAGGGTTAGAGGAGGAGCATAACTTTGGAGGCCTAAAAATAGCGGGGATGGGATACCACCCCTATATATCCGGGAGGTTTCGGGAGATCAAGCCCTTGATAAGGAAGGCTTTCGCCCGCGGGGATGGGCTTAAACTATTTATAATCCATAACTTCGTGGAGGGTTACCATCCCATACCACCAGGCACACCGCCACACAACCTCTTAGCCATAGGGGATTTAACTGGTCTAGGCGCCGACATAGTGGTATCGGGCCACTACCATGGGAGGCTGAAGCCCGTAACCAGGGATGGGATGATGATCCTCACGCCTGGTGCCACCGAGGCCGTAGACCTATCCGATGAAGGCCCCTTCGGCGTCTACATCCTAGAAGACGGGGAGGCCAGGTTTAGATCGATAAATCCCTTACATGAGATACGCAACGTTAAAGTATCATCTAAAGGCGCTCTGAAGCCCCCAAGATGGTTCATAGATAAGGCCCTGGAGGAGGTGGAGAGATACGCTTCAAGCCTCCGGGAGAGGGGTGTAAACGGCATTCTAAGGCTCGTCTTAACAGGCTTGACGGACGGGGATCCATACGATATAGAGGATAAGCTTGCACCCCTGCTCTCGGAGGTGAGGGAAGAGACCCCTAAGCTGCTCCATGTGGATCTCGTGAATAGGGTTGAGGCGGTCCATCATAGGGTCCCTTTGCCAGCCCTGGGGGGAGGCCTCGAATACGCCTCGGAGATACTTAAGCCCCTGGGATCCTCGGCGCAGGAGGCCTTGAAGATCGTGGAGGAGGTCGGATTGGCATTGGACGAAAGGGCAAGCCAGAGGACTGGGCTCCTCACAGGCTCGGATAGGAGCACATTCGTGGAGAAGTGGATAAAGATCCTAGAGGCCGCGGATTAG